A DNA window from Arachis duranensis cultivar V14167 chromosome 3, aradu.V14167.gnm2.J7QH, whole genome shotgun sequence contains the following coding sequences:
- the LOC107477156 gene encoding senescence-specific cysteine protease SAG39, which produces MAYSNKILFQCISLALVVLFGILSLEANGRILEDSIMHERHEKWMVQHGKYYKDSNEKELRFKIFKENVERIEAFNSDGNKSYKLGINQFADLTNDEFKGRNKFKGHMCSTITKTPTFRYENVSAVPPSIDWRQKGAVTPIKDQGQCGCCWAFSAVAATEGITKLTTGKLISLSEQELVDCDTKGVDQGCEGGLMDNAFKFIIQNKGLTTESNYPYTASDGTCNTKAESNHAASIKGFEDVPANSESALLKSVANQPVSVAIDASDFGFQFYSGGVFTGSCGTSLDHGVTAVGYGVSDDGTKYWLVKNSWGETWGEQGYIRMQRDIDAKQGLCGIAMQASYPTA; this is translated from the exons ATGGCTTATTCCAACAAAATATTATTCCAATGCATTTCATTGGCTTTGGTTGTTCTTTTTGGAATCTTGTCTTTAGAGGCCAATGGTAGGATTCTTGAAGATTCCATAATGCATGAGAGACATGAAAAATGGATGGTTCAACATGGTAAATACTATAAAGACTCTAATGAAAAGGAATTAaggttcaaaattttcaaagaaaatgtTGAACGCATTGAGGCCTTTAATAGTGATGGAAACAAGTCTTACAAGCTTGGCATTAATCAATTTGCTGATCTAACAAATGATGAGTTTAAGGGTAGGAATAAGTTCAAGGGTCACATGTGTTCCACAATCACAAAGACACCAACATTTAGGTATGAAAATGTGAGTGCTGTTCCACCTTCAATTGATTGGAGACAGAAAGGTGCTGTCACACCTATTAAGGACCAAGGCCAATGTG GATGTTGTTGGGCATTTTCTGCTGTGGCAGCAACAGAAGGAATCACAAAACTAACAACAGGGAAATTAATCTCCTTATCAgaacaagagcttgttgattgtGACACAAAAGGTGTGGACCAAGGTTGTGAAGGTGGTCTAATGGACAATgcattcaaattcataatccaaaACAAAGGCCTCACAACAGAATCCAATTATCCATACACAGCATCTGATGGAACATGCAACACAAAAGCAGAATCAAACCATGCAGCCAGCATTAAAGGGTTTGAAGATGTACCTGCCAACAGTGAAAGTGCACTTCTAAAAAGTGTTGCCAATCAACCAGTTTCCGTTGCCATTGATGCTAGTGACTTTGGTTTCCAGTTTTACTCAGGTGGTGTTTTCACTGGATCTTGTGGTACTAGTTTGGATCATGGTGTCACTGCAGTTGGTTATGGAGTTAGTGATGATGGAACTAAGTATTGGTTGGTTAAGAATTCATGGGGTGAAACATGGGGTGAACAAGGTTACATTAGAATGCAGAGAGACATTGATGCTAAACAAGGTTTGTGTGGCATTGCAATGCAAGCTTCTTATCCTACTGCATAA
- the LOC107476975 gene encoding exosome complex component RRP41-like, which translates to MAGKGGSAPATYSPSPTVQKKKTSIFQEDWVRPDGRGFHQCRPAFFRTGAVNAASGSAYAEFGNTKIIVSVFGPRESKKAMMYSDIGRLNCNVSYTTFASPVRGQGSDHKEYTAMLHKALEGAIILESFPKTTVDVFALVLESGGSDLPVVISCASLALADAGIMMYDLVASISVSCLSKNLVIDPIFEEENSQDGSLMITCMPSRYEITQLTFTGEWSTPKIDEGMQLCLDACAKLAKIMRSCLKEAASDSQE; encoded by the exons ATGGCCGGCAAAGGCGGAAGCGCTCCGGCGACGTACTCGCCGTCTCCGACCGTTCAGAAAAAGAAAACTTCCATTTTCCAAGAAGACTGGGTCCGACCTGATGGCCGTGGCTTCCACCAGTGCAGGCCTGCTT TTTTCAGGACTGGTGCTGTGAATGCTGCATCAGGATCAGCCTATGCGGAGTTTGGAAACACCAAGATCATTGTATCTGT ATTCGGGCCTAGGGAGAGCAAGAAGGCAATGATGTACAGTGATATAGGGCGTTTAAATTGCAATGTTAGCTATACAACATTTGCAAGTCCAGTTCGTGGAcag GGTTCAGACCACAAAGAATACACTGCAATGCTTCATAAAGCTTTGGAGGGTGCAATAATATTGGAATCTTTCCCCAAGACAACTGTGGATGTTTTTGCATTGGTGCTGGAATCTGGCGGCA gTGATCTCCCAGTTGTCATATCATGTGCTAGCCTTGCCCTGGCTGATGCTGGAATAATGATGTATGACCTTGTTGCATCAATTTCTGTG TCCTGTCTCAGTAAGAATCTTGTCATTGATCCTATTTTTGAGGAGGAAAACTCCCAAGATGGAAGCTTGATGATTACGTGCATGCCTTCTCGCTATGAAATTACTCAACTTACATTTACTGGGGAATGGTCCACCCCAAAGATTGACGAG GGAATGCAGCTTTGCCTTGACGCTTGTGCAAAGCTTGCAAAGATTATGAGGTCATGTTTGAAAGAAGCTGCTTCTGATTCTCAGGAATAG
- the LOC107476974 gene encoding protein CNGC15b isoform X1 yields the protein MRMVFGNTRCVRFQDDAELAKISTTNGDNGIKLLSSNKDHNNREARKARKFLKARVLSRVFSEDYERVRRRILDPRGQTIHRWNKIFLVACLVSLFVDPLFFYLPLVQHQVCIGIGTTLEVILTIIRSIADLFYMIQIIMRYRTAYVAPSSRVFGRGELVIDPAKIAARYFFKGFWLDFVAALPLPQVLIWIVIPNLGGSTMANTKNVLRFIIIFQYIPRLFLIFPLSSQIVKATGVVTETAWAGAAYNLMLYMLASHFFGACWYLLSIERQEACWRRVCDMKNSSCKYSFFDCNMVKNPLRDSWFKGSNVTKLCSPEAKFYPFGIYGDAVTSRVTTSPFFKKYFYCLWWGLRNLSSLGQNLLTSTFVGEIMFAILVATLGLVLFALLIGNMQTYLQSTTVRLEEWRVKRTDTEQWMHHRQLPQELRQSVRKYDQYKWLATRGVDEEALLKDLPLDLRRDIKRHLCIELVRRVPLFEQMDERMLDAICERLKPSLCTESTYLVREGDPVNEMLFIIRGNLDSYTTNGGRTGFFNSCRIGPGDFCGEELLTWALDPKPSVIILPCSTRTVKAISEVEAFALMAEDLKFVASQFRRLHSKQLRHKFRIHSHQWRTWAACFIQAAWRRFKKRKEAAELRAREENEAETHATRSNRKGMDVNSGADSEVVSSLQKPAEPDFSVDE from the exons ATGAGAATGGTGTTTGGGAATACAAGATGTGTGAG ATTTCAAGATGATGCTGAACTAGCCAAAATCTCAACAACTAATGGTGACAATGGAATTAAGCTACTTAGTTCCAATAAAGATCACAACAATAGAGAAGCAAGAAAAGCAAGGAAGTTCTTGAAAGCCAGAGTATTATCAAGAGTTTTCTCAGAAGACTATGAGAGAGTAAGAAGAAGGATTTTAGACCCAAGAGGACAAACCATTCACAGATGGAACAAGATTTTCTTGGTAGCATGTTTAGTTTCTTTGTTTGTGGACCCTCTATTCTTTTACTTGCCACTAGTTCAACATCAAGTGTGCATTGGTATTGGAACAACACTTGAAGTGATCCTCACTATTATCAGATCAATAGCAGATTTATTCTACATGATTCAGATCATCATGAGGTATCGCACGGCTTATGTTGCGCCTTCTTCGCGTGTTTTCGGTAGAGGAGAGCTTGTTATAGACCCTGCAAAGATAGCAGCTAGGTACTTCTTCAAGGGTTTCTGGCTAGACTTTGTTGCCGCATTACCCCTTCCTCAA GTGCTGATCTGGATTGTGATCCCCAATCTTGGAGGCTCAACCATGGCGAACACAAAAAATGTCCTTCGATTCATCATCATTTTTCAATATATACCAAGGCTGTTTCTGATTTTTCCACTTTCATCCCAAATTGTAAAGGCTACTGGGGTTGTGACAGAGACAGCATGGGCTGGTGCTGCTTATAACCTCATGCTTTACATGCTGGCTAGCCAT TTTTTTGGAGCTTGCTGGTACCTTCTATCAATTGAAAGACAAGAAGCATGCTGGAGGAGAGTCTGTGATATGAAAAATTCATCTTGTAAATATAGTTTCTTCGACTGCAACATGGTTAAAAATCCACTCAGGGACTCATGGTTTAAGGGAAGTAATGTCACAAAGTTATGTTCACCAGAAGCTAAGTTTTATCCCTTTGGCATATATGGTGATGCAGTCACATCAAGAGTTACAACCTCACCATTCTTTAAGAAGTACTTCTATTGCCTTTGGTGGGGTCTCAGGAATTTGAG TTCTTTAGGACAAAATCTACTCACTAGCACTTTTGTTGGAGAAATAATGTTTGCCATTCTGGTTGCAACCCTTGGATTGGTTCTTTTTGCATTACTCATTGGTAATATGCAG ACATACCTTCAATCAACAACTGTGAGGCTAGAAGAGTGGAGGGTCAAAAGAACTGATACAGAACAATGGATGCATCACAGACAGCTTCCTCAAGAACTAAGACAATCCGTGCGCAAATACGATCAGTATAAATGGCTGGCGACTCGAGGAGTGGACGAAGAAGCCCTTCTCAAAGATCTTCCATTAGATCTTCGAAGAGACATCAAGCGCCATCTTTGTATCGAGCTGGTTCGACGA GTTCCATTGTTTGAACAAATGGATGAGAGGATGCTAGATGCAATATGTGAAAGGCTAAAGCCTTCATTGTGCACAGAAAGCACATATCTTGTCCGAGAAGGCGATCCGGTCAACGAAATGCTCTTCATAATCAGAGGAAATCTTGATTCCTACACAACCAATGGCGGCCGGACCGGATTCTTCAACTCGTGCCGGATCGGCCCTGGCGATTTCTGCGGCGAGGAACTCCTAACTTGGGCCTTAGATCCAAAACCAAGTGTGATAATACTTCCTTGTTCCACAAGAACAGTTAAGGCCATATCAGAAGTTGAAGCATTTGCACTCATGGCAgaagatttgaaatttgttgCATCACAATTTAGAAGATTGCATAGCAAGCAACTTAGGCACAAGTTCAGGATTCACTCACACCAATGGAGAACTTGGGCTGCATGTTTCATACAAGCTGCATGGAGAAGGTtcaagaagagaaaagaagctGCTGAATTGAGGGCAAGAGAGGAAAATGAGGCTGAAACACATGCAACAAGGAGCAATAGGAAGGGTATGGATGTAAATTCAGGTGCAGATTCTGAAGTAGTAAGCTCTTTGCAGAAGCCAGCTGAACCAGACTTTTCTGTTGATGAGTGA
- the LOC107476974 gene encoding protein CNGC15c isoform X2, whose protein sequence is MRMVFGNTRCVRFQDDAELAKISTTNGDNGIKLLSSNKDHNNREARKARKFLKARVLSRVFSEDYERVRRRILDPRGQTIHRWNKIFLIIMRYRTAYVAPSSRVFGRGELVIDPAKIAARYFFKGFWLDFVAALPLPQVLIWIVIPNLGGSTMANTKNVLRFIIIFQYIPRLFLIFPLSSQIVKATGVVTETAWAGAAYNLMLYMLASHFFGACWYLLSIERQEACWRRVCDMKNSSCKYSFFDCNMVKNPLRDSWFKGSNVTKLCSPEAKFYPFGIYGDAVTSRVTTSPFFKKYFYCLWWGLRNLSSLGQNLLTSTFVGEIMFAILVATLGLVLFALLIGNMQTYLQSTTVRLEEWRVKRTDTEQWMHHRQLPQELRQSVRKYDQYKWLATRGVDEEALLKDLPLDLRRDIKRHLCIELVRRVPLFEQMDERMLDAICERLKPSLCTESTYLVREGDPVNEMLFIIRGNLDSYTTNGGRTGFFNSCRIGPGDFCGEELLTWALDPKPSVIILPCSTRTVKAISEVEAFALMAEDLKFVASQFRRLHSKQLRHKFRIHSHQWRTWAACFIQAAWRRFKKRKEAAELRAREENEAETHATRSNRKGMDVNSGADSEVVSSLQKPAEPDFSVDE, encoded by the exons ATGAGAATGGTGTTTGGGAATACAAGATGTGTGAG ATTTCAAGATGATGCTGAACTAGCCAAAATCTCAACAACTAATGGTGACAATGGAATTAAGCTACTTAGTTCCAATAAAGATCACAACAATAGAGAAGCAAGAAAAGCAAGGAAGTTCTTGAAAGCCAGAGTATTATCAAGAGTTTTCTCAGAAGACTATGAGAGAGTAAGAAGAAGGATTTTAGACCCAAGAGGACAAACCATTCACAGATGGAACAAGATTTTCTTG ATCATCATGAGGTATCGCACGGCTTATGTTGCGCCTTCTTCGCGTGTTTTCGGTAGAGGAGAGCTTGTTATAGACCCTGCAAAGATAGCAGCTAGGTACTTCTTCAAGGGTTTCTGGCTAGACTTTGTTGCCGCATTACCCCTTCCTCAA GTGCTGATCTGGATTGTGATCCCCAATCTTGGAGGCTCAACCATGGCGAACACAAAAAATGTCCTTCGATTCATCATCATTTTTCAATATATACCAAGGCTGTTTCTGATTTTTCCACTTTCATCCCAAATTGTAAAGGCTACTGGGGTTGTGACAGAGACAGCATGGGCTGGTGCTGCTTATAACCTCATGCTTTACATGCTGGCTAGCCAT TTTTTTGGAGCTTGCTGGTACCTTCTATCAATTGAAAGACAAGAAGCATGCTGGAGGAGAGTCTGTGATATGAAAAATTCATCTTGTAAATATAGTTTCTTCGACTGCAACATGGTTAAAAATCCACTCAGGGACTCATGGTTTAAGGGAAGTAATGTCACAAAGTTATGTTCACCAGAAGCTAAGTTTTATCCCTTTGGCATATATGGTGATGCAGTCACATCAAGAGTTACAACCTCACCATTCTTTAAGAAGTACTTCTATTGCCTTTGGTGGGGTCTCAGGAATTTGAG TTCTTTAGGACAAAATCTACTCACTAGCACTTTTGTTGGAGAAATAATGTTTGCCATTCTGGTTGCAACCCTTGGATTGGTTCTTTTTGCATTACTCATTGGTAATATGCAG ACATACCTTCAATCAACAACTGTGAGGCTAGAAGAGTGGAGGGTCAAAAGAACTGATACAGAACAATGGATGCATCACAGACAGCTTCCTCAAGAACTAAGACAATCCGTGCGCAAATACGATCAGTATAAATGGCTGGCGACTCGAGGAGTGGACGAAGAAGCCCTTCTCAAAGATCTTCCATTAGATCTTCGAAGAGACATCAAGCGCCATCTTTGTATCGAGCTGGTTCGACGA GTTCCATTGTTTGAACAAATGGATGAGAGGATGCTAGATGCAATATGTGAAAGGCTAAAGCCTTCATTGTGCACAGAAAGCACATATCTTGTCCGAGAAGGCGATCCGGTCAACGAAATGCTCTTCATAATCAGAGGAAATCTTGATTCCTACACAACCAATGGCGGCCGGACCGGATTCTTCAACTCGTGCCGGATCGGCCCTGGCGATTTCTGCGGCGAGGAACTCCTAACTTGGGCCTTAGATCCAAAACCAAGTGTGATAATACTTCCTTGTTCCACAAGAACAGTTAAGGCCATATCAGAAGTTGAAGCATTTGCACTCATGGCAgaagatttgaaatttgttgCATCACAATTTAGAAGATTGCATAGCAAGCAACTTAGGCACAAGTTCAGGATTCACTCACACCAATGGAGAACTTGGGCTGCATGTTTCATACAAGCTGCATGGAGAAGGTtcaagaagagaaaagaagctGCTGAATTGAGGGCAAGAGAGGAAAATGAGGCTGAAACACATGCAACAAGGAGCAATAGGAAGGGTATGGATGTAAATTCAGGTGCAGATTCTGAAGTAGTAAGCTCTTTGCAGAAGCCAGCTGAACCAGACTTTTCTGTTGATGAGTGA